One genomic segment of Deinococcus sp. LM3 includes these proteins:
- a CDS encoding TetR family transcriptional regulator — protein sequence MTKSIPPPTNRAGDTRALLLSAATVIIHRDGVNHLTLDAVAREAGVSKGGLLYHYPSKHHLIVGLLQAYLDDFEHRIAQHTARGASYPRAFVQATLEELRDERVKASTAALLAIVTHEPELLTRFRHAADGWQTQLEQSGLDPARATVARLAVEGLYFAELMGAAVPQGALRIQIEQVLLDLTSDVT from the coding sequence ATGACCAAGTCGATTCCACCACCAACCAACCGGGCGGGCGATACCCGCGCCCTGCTCCTCTCCGCCGCCACCGTGATCATCCACCGCGACGGCGTCAACCACCTCACCCTTGACGCCGTCGCACGCGAAGCCGGCGTCAGCAAAGGCGGACTGCTCTACCACTACCCCAGCAAGCACCACCTGATCGTCGGCCTGCTCCAAGCCTACCTCGACGATTTCGAACACCGCATCGCGCAGCACACGGCACGCGGCGCCTCCTACCCCCGCGCCTTCGTGCAGGCCACCCTCGAGGAGCTCCGGGACGAACGGGTCAAAGCATCGACCGCCGCACTCCTGGCCATCGTCACCCACGAACCGGAGTTGTTGACCCGCTTCCGTCACGCGGCCGACGGGTGGCAGACGCAACTGGAGCAGAGTGGACTCGACCCCGCGCGCGCCACCGTAGCCCGGCTCGCCGTGGAAGGCCTGTACTTCGCCGAACTGATGGGCGCCGCCGTTCCACAGGGTGCGCTGCGAATCCAGATCGAGCAGGTACTGCTCGATCTCACGTCGGATGTGACCTGA
- a CDS encoding multidrug efflux SMR transporter, which produces MEWFFLIGAGLAEVGFTTSMKLSQGFKKLWPSLAFFALAPLSFWLLTSAMTVIPLGTAYAVWTGIGAVGTALVGILFFRESANPLRLGLLALLVATIVGLKFVS; this is translated from the coding sequence ATGGAATGGTTCTTTCTGATCGGCGCCGGACTGGCGGAAGTCGGGTTCACGACCTCAATGAAGTTGTCGCAGGGCTTCAAGAAACTGTGGCCGTCACTGGCATTCTTCGCACTGGCACCACTGAGCTTCTGGCTGCTGACCAGCGCCATGACGGTCATCCCCCTGGGGACCGCCTACGCCGTCTGGACCGGCATCGGCGCCGTGGGCACCGCACTCGTCGGCATCCTGTTCTTCCGCGAGTCGGCCAATCCGCTGCGACTGGGCCTGCTGGCCCTGCTGGTCGCGACCATCGTCGGATTGAAATTCGTGTCTTGA
- a CDS encoding multidrug efflux SMR transporter, with product MGWIYVFLAGLFEIGFTISLKLSQNFSVLLPSLTFVVCAAASFGLLTQAIKSIPLGTAYAIWTGIGAFGTALAGIALFGESASALRLGLLAVLVGTIVALKFASPEKTQANPEG from the coding sequence ATGGGCTGGATCTATGTATTTCTGGCAGGGCTGTTCGAGATCGGATTCACGATCAGCTTGAAGCTGTCTCAGAACTTCTCCGTGTTGCTGCCGTCACTGACGTTCGTGGTCTGCGCCGCCGCGAGTTTCGGGCTGTTGACTCAGGCGATCAAATCCATTCCGCTGGGCACCGCCTACGCGATCTGGACGGGCATCGGCGCGTTCGGCACCGCACTGGCCGGCATCGCGCTGTTCGGCGAGAGTGCCAGCGCCCTGCGCTTAGGCCTGCTCGCGGTCCTGGTGGGTACGATCGTGGCTCTCAAATTCGCTTCGCCCGAGAAAACCCAGGCGAACCCGGAGGGCTGA
- a CDS encoding tyrosine-type recombinase/integrase, whose protein sequence is MTLVQLRNAVTISGLDDRALRVRAVEAASTYDDDMLTMITHAYMTVASRKGARTSRRTLEAYALAVKDYVRWAERTGVSVLRPGRRDGGRYVAHLQTRPSQGRGRSGPLSAATAAQYVAGARALYRALSWAGATDAHPFQDAHVAPDPTPGIVKNPPYLHEVDQVLPHCDARLAALMLLCAHAGLRVSEALALTTADVHGASLTVRGKGGRVRRVPLGRRVREALNAAPPLDADGRLFDWKYAQATYRMRKAFRAAGLGEAWRGFHAARKHSGTRLYQATRDFTRVGLFLGHASVDTTRRYVAVQDNDVASEVEFF, encoded by the coding sequence ATGACCCTCGTCCAGCTGCGCAACGCCGTGACCATCAGCGGCCTCGACGACCGCGCCCTGCGGGTCCGGGCGGTCGAGGCGGCCAGCACCTACGACGACGACATGCTCACCATGATCACGCACGCGTACATGACGGTCGCCAGTCGCAAGGGTGCGCGCACCAGCCGCCGCACCCTGGAAGCGTACGCCCTGGCCGTCAAGGATTACGTCCGCTGGGCGGAGCGCACGGGCGTGTCCGTCCTGCGGCCGGGCCGGCGTGATGGCGGCCGGTACGTGGCGCACCTGCAGACCCGTCCCAGCCAGGGCCGGGGCCGCAGCGGGCCGCTGTCTGCCGCGACGGCCGCGCAGTACGTGGCCGGGGCGCGCGCCCTGTACCGCGCGCTCAGCTGGGCCGGCGCGACCGACGCCCACCCGTTCCAGGACGCGCACGTCGCGCCGGATCCCACGCCCGGCATCGTGAAGAACCCCCCGTACCTGCATGAGGTCGATCAGGTTCTCCCGCACTGTGACGCGCGCCTCGCGGCCCTGATGCTGCTGTGCGCGCACGCGGGCCTGCGCGTCAGCGAGGCGCTGGCGCTGACGACCGCCGACGTGCACGGCGCGTCCCTGACCGTGCGGGGGAAGGGGGGCCGGGTGCGGCGCGTGCCACTGGGCCGCCGCGTGCGGGAGGCTCTGAACGCCGCGCCGCCGCTGGACGCGGACGGCCGGCTGTTCGACTGGAAGTACGCGCAGGCCACGTACCGGATGCGCAAGGCGTTCCGTGCGGCCGGACTTGGTGAGGCGTGGCGGGGCTTTCACGCGGCCAGGAAACATTCGGGCACGCGGTTGTATCAGGCGACGCGGGATTTCACGCGGGTGGGGTTGTTCCTGGGGCATGCGTCGGTGGACACGACCCGCCGGTATGTGGCCGTGCAGGACAACGATGTGGCCAGTGAGGTCGAGTTCTTCTGA
- a CDS encoding MetQ/NlpA family ABC transporter substrate-binding protein: protein MRTLLILSALLAATTATAGTLRVGASPVPHADILNFVKPILAKQGVTLVIREFNDYVQPNVALADGSIDVNFFQHTPYLTAFQKDRPLGLVAGAAVHVEPMGLYSRRVKALRDLKTGATIAIPNDPSNSGRALKLLERAGLIRLKAGAGTAATTLDITSNVKRLKFRELDAAQLPRVLADVDAAIINTNYALDAGLNPLRDALTLEGSSSPYANRLVVQPATLKNPDYLKLVAALRSPATRTFILNTYKGAVVPAF, encoded by the coding sequence ATGCGTACCCTGCTGATCCTGTCCGCCCTGCTCGCCGCCACGACCGCCACCGCCGGCACCCTGCGAGTCGGCGCGAGCCCCGTCCCGCACGCAGACATCCTGAACTTCGTCAAACCCATCCTGGCCAAGCAGGGCGTCACGCTGGTCATCCGCGAATTCAACGACTACGTGCAGCCCAACGTCGCCCTGGCCGACGGCAGCATCGACGTGAACTTCTTCCAGCACACCCCCTACCTCACCGCGTTCCAGAAGGACCGCCCGCTGGGCCTCGTGGCCGGCGCGGCCGTTCACGTCGAACCCATGGGCCTGTACTCCCGGCGCGTGAAGGCCCTGCGTGACCTGAAGACCGGCGCGACCATCGCCATTCCGAACGACCCCAGCAACAGCGGCCGCGCCCTGAAACTCCTGGAACGCGCCGGCCTGATCCGCCTCAAGGCCGGTGCCGGCACGGCGGCCACGACCCTGGACATCACCAGCAACGTCAAACGCCTCAAGTTCCGCGAACTCGACGCGGCCCAACTGCCCCGCGTCCTGGCCGACGTGGACGCCGCCATCATCAACACCAACTACGCCCTGGACGCCGGGCTGAACCCGCTCAGGGACGCCCTGACCCTGGAAGGCTCCAGCAGTCCCTACGCCAACCGCCTGGTCGTTCAGCCCGCCACGCTGAAGAACCCCGACTACCTCAAACTCGTGGCGGCCCTGCGGAGCCCCGCCACCCGCACCTTCATCCTGAACACCTACAAGGGCGCCGTCGTTCCCGCCTTCTGA
- a CDS encoding MetQ/NlpA family ABC transporter substrate-binding protein yields the protein MRFSAPLTGLLGTLLLTSTAAAGTLRVGATPVPAGELLTFVKPMLAKQGVTLIIREFSDYVQPNVALGEGALDANLFQHVPYLNAFQQNRPLNIVPVRRIYLPPLGLYSRRVTKVTDLRQGATVAIPNDPSNGARALLLLERAGLIRLKAGVGARAAVTDITSNVKRLKLRELDAAQLPRSLADVDAAIVNTNYALEIGLNPDRDAIFLEGSSSPYVNVLATTRDRVNNPDLAKLAAALTSPEAKAWLLKKYGGSIIPAF from the coding sequence ATGCGATTCTCTGCCCCCCTGACCGGCCTGCTCGGTACCCTGCTGCTCACCTCCACCGCCGCCGCCGGCACCCTCCGCGTGGGCGCCACCCCCGTTCCCGCCGGGGAACTCCTCACCTTCGTCAAACCCATGCTGGCAAAGCAGGGTGTCACGCTGATCATCCGGGAATTCAGCGACTACGTGCAACCCAACGTCGCCCTGGGAGAGGGCGCGCTGGACGCCAACCTGTTCCAGCACGTCCCGTACCTGAACGCCTTTCAGCAGAACCGCCCGCTGAACATCGTGCCGGTCCGCCGGATCTACCTGCCCCCCCTGGGCCTGTACTCCCGCCGGGTCACGAAGGTCACCGACCTGCGCCAGGGCGCCACCGTCGCCATTCCCAACGACCCCAGCAACGGCGCCCGCGCCCTGCTGCTCCTGGAACGTGCCGGACTGATCCGTCTCAAGGCCGGCGTGGGCGCCCGCGCCGCCGTGACCGACATCACCAGCAACGTCAAACGCCTCAAGTTGCGCGAACTGGACGCCGCGCAACTGCCCCGCAGCCTCGCGGACGTGGACGCCGCCATCGTCAACACCAACTACGCCCTGGAAATCGGCCTGAACCCCGACCGGGACGCCATCTTCCTCGAGGGAAGCAGCAGCCCGTACGTGAACGTGCTGGCCACCACCCGCGACAGGGTGAACAACCCGGACCTCGCGAAACTCGCGGCGGCACTCACCAGCCCCGAGGCGAAAGCGTGGCTGCTGAAGAAGTACGGCGGCAGCATCATCCCCGCCTTCTGA
- a CDS encoding methionine ABC transporter permease, which translates to MTWDVLWPLLWQGTLETLWMVVPAALCAQLLGTALGVLLTLTRPGGLHPQRPLFRVLDAAVNVGRSLPFIILLVLLIPFTRLITGTSIGSTAAIVPLTVAAIPFVARLVDGALKDVPHGVVDAARAMGATTAQTVFKVLLPEARPALIHAFTVMLVSLIGYSAMAGAIGGGGLGDLAIRYGYQRFETGVMIATVAALLVLVQLTQWAGDRAAARSDHR; encoded by the coding sequence ATGACCTGGGACGTGCTGTGGCCGCTGCTGTGGCAGGGCACCCTCGAAACCCTGTGGATGGTCGTCCCGGCGGCGCTGTGCGCGCAACTGCTGGGCACGGCGCTGGGCGTGCTGCTCACCCTCACCCGGCCCGGCGGCCTGCACCCGCAACGCCCGCTGTTCCGCGTGCTGGACGCCGCCGTGAACGTGGGTCGCAGCCTGCCGTTCATCATCCTGCTCGTCCTGCTGATTCCCTTCACGCGCCTGATCACCGGCACCAGCATCGGCTCCACCGCCGCCATCGTGCCCCTGACCGTCGCGGCGATTCCCTTCGTGGCCCGGCTGGTGGACGGCGCGCTGAAAGACGTCCCGCACGGTGTGGTGGACGCCGCGCGCGCCATGGGCGCCACCACCGCCCAGACGGTCTTCAAGGTCCTGCTGCCCGAGGCGCGCCCCGCGCTGATCCACGCGTTCACGGTCATGCTCGTCAGCCTGATCGGCTACAGCGCCATGGCCGGAGCCATCGGCGGCGGCGGCCTGGGCGACCTCGCCATCCGCTACGGCTACCAGCGTTTCGAGACCGGCGTGATGATCGCCACCGTCGCCGCCCTGCTCGTCCTCGTGCAGCTCACGCAGTGGGCCGGGGACCGCGCCGCCGCGCGCAGCGACCACCGCTGA
- a CDS encoding ATP-binding cassette domain-containing protein yields the protein MPDPSTPDVLDFQNVCKTYAGQPRPALNDLTLRVPRGSRMGVIGRSGAGKSTLVRLLSGLDTPDAGRLLVRGEVLGPATRAAHQARTGLVFQQFNLLAQRTVLRNVTLPLELRGVPRARRDALAREHLDLVGLGEYAGRYPAQLSGGQKQRVGIARALVTAPDLLLADEATSALDPETSAGILSLLLDLQRERDLTLVIVTHQLEVVRAITTHVAVLDGGQLVETGETATVLRAPRHAATRALLDAHRPRVPLAPDETLRRVTLPDLNPDTLAALARTGARIVQAEPHPQGLDVWIAAPAASPEWAVPA from the coding sequence GTGCCTGACCCATCCACCCCGGACGTCCTGGACTTCCAGAACGTCTGCAAGACCTATGCGGGCCAGCCCCGTCCCGCCCTGAACGACCTGACCCTGCGCGTCCCGCGCGGCAGCCGCATGGGCGTCATCGGCCGCAGCGGCGCCGGCAAGAGCACCCTGGTGCGCCTGCTCAGCGGCCTGGACACCCCGGACGCCGGGAGGCTGCTCGTGCGGGGCGAGGTGCTCGGCCCCGCCACCCGCGCCGCCCACCAGGCCCGCACCGGACTGGTCTTCCAGCAGTTCAACCTGCTCGCGCAGCGCACGGTGCTGCGCAACGTGACCCTGCCACTGGAACTGCGCGGCGTGCCCCGCGCCCGCCGGGACGCCCTGGCCCGCGAACACCTCGACCTCGTCGGGCTGGGCGAGTACGCCGGACGCTACCCCGCGCAACTCAGCGGCGGCCAGAAGCAGCGCGTCGGGATCGCGCGCGCCCTGGTCACCGCCCCGGACCTGCTGCTGGCCGACGAGGCCACCAGCGCCCTGGACCCGGAAACCAGCGCCGGCATCCTGAGCCTGTTGCTGGACCTGCAACGCGAGCGGGACCTCACCCTGGTGATCGTCACGCACCAGCTGGAAGTCGTGCGGGCCATCACGACCCACGTCGCGGTCCTGGACGGCGGGCAACTGGTCGAGACCGGTGAGACGGCCACCGTGCTGCGCGCCCCCCGGCACGCCGCCACCCGCGCGCTGCTGGACGCGCACCGTCCCCGCGTGCCGCTCGCGCCGGACGAGACGCTGCGCCGCGTGACGCTGCCCGACCTGAACCCGGACACGCTGGCCGCCCTGGCCCGCACCGGCGCCCGCATCGTGCAGGCCGAGCCGCACCCGCAGGGCCTGGACGTCTGGATCGCCGCGCCCGCCGCGTCCCCCGAATGGGCGGTGCCCGCATGA
- a CDS encoding GNAT family N-acetyltransferase: MTVTAAQHRDHTALTEEFAQALVAHLNRLRAESHPDDPPVDPANVWGQMQHLPPHLELDFWTVEEAGQIVAHARTQLFNSGENQHLAELELLVAPGARRRGLGGDLLRLAAQSMQARGRTLLIAQTTDRVPAGEVFARRYGFQPGLSNHVNRLLLADIPDGLLEAWTTRPDDGYTLEVWADGVPDADLDAYAQLLNVMNSAPRDGLDVEDQRTTPEEVRSMERLARAGGRQTLTAVIRAPDGTLAGLTDLSWRPAQRGIVAQGNTGVRPEHRGHGLGGWLKAANICEMQRLNPHATEIRTQNADSNGPMLKINAALGVRPFMASTVWRANVTLVLDSPERSTARP; this comes from the coding sequence ATGACTGTTACTGCTGCGCAGCACCGGGACCACACGGCCCTCACTGAGGAGTTCGCGCAGGCACTGGTGGCTCACCTGAACCGCTTGCGGGCCGAATCCCACCCGGACGATCCGCCCGTGGACCCGGCGAACGTGTGGGGGCAGATGCAGCACCTGCCGCCTCACCTGGAACTGGATTTCTGGACGGTGGAGGAGGCCGGGCAGATCGTCGCGCACGCCCGCACACAGTTGTTCAACAGCGGGGAAAACCAGCATCTGGCGGAACTGGAACTGCTGGTCGCTCCTGGTGCGCGGCGGCGCGGCCTGGGCGGTGACCTGCTGCGGCTCGCGGCTCAGAGCATGCAGGCGCGCGGGCGGACGTTGCTGATCGCGCAGACGACGGACCGCGTTCCGGCCGGCGAGGTGTTCGCGCGCCGGTATGGGTTCCAGCCGGGTCTGAGCAATCATGTCAACCGCCTGCTGCTCGCGGACATCCCCGACGGGTTGCTGGAAGCGTGGACGACCCGACCGGACGACGGGTACACGCTGGAGGTCTGGGCGGACGGTGTGCCGGACGCGGATCTGGACGCGTACGCGCAGCTGCTGAACGTGATGAACAGCGCGCCCCGTGACGGGCTGGATGTGGAGGACCAGCGCACCACCCCCGAGGAGGTGCGCTCCATGGAGCGCCTGGCGCGCGCTGGGGGCCGCCAGACCCTGACGGCGGTCATTCGCGCGCCGGACGGAACGCTGGCGGGCCTGACGGACCTGTCGTGGCGGCCAGCGCAGCGGGGCATTGTGGCGCAGGGGAATACCGGGGTGCGGCCGGAACACCGGGGGCACGGGCTGGGCGGATGGTTGAAGGCAGCGAACATCTGCGAGATGCAGCGTCTGAATCCGCACGCCACCGAGATCCGAACGCAGAACGCGGACAGCAACGGCCCGATGCTGAAGATCAACGCGGCGCTGGGCGTCCGGCCGTTCATGGCGTCCACGGTCTGGCGGGCGAATGTGACGCTTGTCCTGGACAGTCCAGAGAGGTCCACCGCCCGGCCGTAA
- the topA gene encoding type I DNA topoisomerase — protein sequence MATLVIVESPAKARKIAGYLGRDYVVRASLGHVRDLPGSKAEIPERYRAEPWANLGVNPETFAPIYVVPASKKATVRELQQLAAKADRVLFASDMDREGEAISYHLSHLLKIEQPTRMVFTEITQEALQNALKATRPLDLHLVAAQEARRVIDRLVGYGVSPLLWGSVGGNLSAGRVQSAALMLLSQREMARMRFKPATFWSIRADVLTRPKFTATVTHVRSNEHPQGLPIARAGDYTQDGVLKGGVSVLEMTDEQARALSAYLDGKEATVAQVELTETRSRPAPPFITSTLQQAGGRLNLSAKQVMDTAQRLYEGGYITYMRTDSPALSDEALTEARREATRLFGPAGVPAQPRQYATRNRNAQEAHEAIRPAGTTWRAPDTVGLGGNELALYTLIYQRTVASQMNDAVFDKTVVTLTCGAATLNAQGRVLKEAGYLQLLQDEDEEKDDQRLPALQPGQRLPLKARPPEGKKTSAPTRYSEATLVQAMEKAGIGRPSTYAQTLATLQTREYVRVTGRHLSVTAVGLLVATYLARQVPEVMQKDFTATMEAGLDDVAAGGTTRLAYLTRFWTEGLAPTIRRASRDAPSLPLPHLESTRLRATGSGPHLIRAGQSVPLPPEVIPAELDDAQADTIVQGTWKPAKKTRQKRERNAVSAATPKQATSATPRKRNPRPGKTRREPADS from the coding sequence ATGGCCACCCTCGTGATCGTCGAAAGTCCGGCCAAGGCCCGCAAGATCGCCGGGTACCTCGGGCGCGACTACGTGGTGCGCGCCTCGCTCGGGCATGTGCGCGACCTGCCCGGGTCGAAAGCGGAGATTCCAGAACGGTACCGCGCGGAGCCCTGGGCCAACCTGGGTGTGAATCCCGAGACCTTCGCGCCCATCTACGTCGTGCCGGCCAGCAAGAAAGCCACCGTGAGGGAACTCCAGCAACTCGCTGCAAAGGCCGACCGGGTGCTGTTCGCGTCCGACATGGACCGCGAGGGCGAGGCGATCTCGTACCACCTCAGCCACCTGCTGAAGATCGAGCAGCCCACCCGCATGGTCTTCACCGAGATCACCCAGGAGGCCCTTCAGAACGCGCTGAAGGCCACCCGGCCACTGGACCTGCACCTCGTGGCGGCGCAGGAGGCCCGCCGGGTCATCGACCGGCTGGTGGGGTACGGCGTCAGCCCGCTGCTGTGGGGCAGCGTGGGCGGAAACCTCAGCGCGGGCCGCGTGCAGAGCGCGGCGCTGATGCTGCTGTCTCAGCGGGAGATGGCCCGCATGCGCTTCAAACCCGCGACGTTCTGGTCGATCCGCGCGGACGTCCTGACCCGCCCGAAATTCACGGCGACCGTCACGCACGTCCGCAGCAACGAGCACCCGCAGGGCCTGCCGATCGCGCGGGCAGGCGACTACACCCAGGACGGCGTGCTGAAGGGCGGCGTGAGCGTGCTGGAGATGACGGACGAGCAGGCCCGCGCCCTGAGTGCCTACCTGGACGGGAAGGAGGCGACTGTGGCGCAGGTGGAGCTGACCGAGACCCGCTCGCGGCCCGCGCCGCCGTTCATCACGAGCACCCTGCAGCAGGCAGGCGGGCGGCTGAACCTCAGCGCGAAACAGGTCATGGACACCGCCCAGCGGCTGTACGAGGGCGGGTACATCACGTACATGCGCACCGACTCCCCGGCCCTGTCGGACGAGGCCCTGACCGAGGCGCGCCGGGAAGCCACCCGGCTGTTCGGCCCGGCGGGCGTGCCCGCACAGCCCCGCCAGTACGCGACCCGCAACAGGAACGCCCAGGAGGCCCACGAGGCGATCCGCCCGGCCGGGACGACCTGGCGCGCCCCGGACACCGTGGGACTGGGCGGGAACGAACTGGCGCTGTACACCCTGATCTACCAGCGCACCGTGGCGTCCCAGATGAACGATGCCGTGTTCGATAAGACCGTGGTGACCCTGACCTGCGGCGCAGCCACCCTGAACGCCCAGGGACGGGTGCTGAAGGAGGCGGGCTACCTGCAACTCCTGCAGGACGAGGACGAAGAGAAGGACGATCAGCGCCTCCCGGCCCTCCAGCCGGGACAGCGCCTACCCCTCAAGGCCAGACCTCCGGAGGGGAAGAAGACCTCCGCCCCCACCCGGTACTCCGAGGCCACGCTGGTGCAGGCAATGGAGAAGGCCGGGATCGGGCGGCCGAGCACGTACGCCCAGACGCTCGCCACCCTCCAGACGCGTGAGTACGTCCGCGTGACCGGGCGCCACCTGTCCGTGACGGCCGTGGGGCTGCTGGTGGCGACGTACCTGGCGCGGCAGGTGCCGGAGGTCATGCAGAAGGACTTCACGGCAACCATGGAAGCGGGCCTGGACGACGTGGCCGCCGGGGGAACGACGCGCCTGGCGTACCTGACGCGCTTCTGGACCGAGGGACTGGCCCCGACGATCCGGCGGGCCTCGCGGGACGCGCCGAGCCTGCCGCTCCCGCACCTGGAAAGTACGAGACTGCGCGCCACAGGCAGCGGACCGCACCTGATCCGCGCCGGGCAGAGCGTCCCACTGCCCCCGGAAGTCATTCCGGCGGAGCTGGACGACGCGCAGGCAGACACGATCGTACAGGGCACCTGGAAACCGGCAAAGAAGACCCGGCAGAAACGCGAGCGGAATGCCGTCAGCGCGGCAACCCCGAAGCAGGCCACGAGCGCAACTCCACGAAAGCGCAACCCCAGGCCAGGAAAGACCC